Proteins encoded by one window of Halomonas sp. Bachu 37:
- a CDS encoding cupin domain-containing protein → MSHHDQPLTLLGDLTASEFLTHYWQQKPLLIRGALPEFLSPIDADELAGLACEDGVEARLVEEHGQDASGRPQPWQVTHGPFDEATFERLPERDWTLLVQAVDHYVPAVAGLMEHFDFLPRWRLDDIMISYAPPGGSVGPHVDQYDVFLLQATGRRRWQLGGKIADDAPILSGIDLRILEHFEIEAGSDWVLEPGDMLYLPPAWAHHGVSQSDDCMTISVGFRAPSADEAVTSYADYIGEQLPPSLRYSDAGMQVPNEPGEIDDAAMERIRRMILETLDDPARMSQWFGRVMTQPKYVDQLIPPAQPMDETTLVARLQEGERLYPSPGSRFAWRTQGSRTTLFVDGDGLPCSEELAKRLSAGNAITADVAAIEGAPALLVTLFNAGSIDWPMEDLEE, encoded by the coding sequence ATGAGCCACCACGACCAACCGTTAACCCTGCTGGGCGATCTCACCGCCAGCGAGTTTCTGACCCATTACTGGCAACAGAAACCGCTTCTGATCCGCGGTGCGCTGCCCGAGTTTCTTAGTCCCATCGACGCCGACGAGCTGGCTGGCCTGGCCTGCGAAGACGGCGTCGAGGCACGCCTGGTGGAAGAGCATGGCCAGGACGCCAGCGGCCGGCCACAGCCCTGGCAGGTGACCCACGGTCCCTTCGATGAAGCCACCTTCGAACGCCTGCCCGAGCGGGACTGGACGCTACTGGTCCAGGCGGTGGACCACTACGTTCCCGCCGTTGCCGGGCTCATGGAACACTTCGACTTCCTGCCTCGCTGGCGCCTGGACGACATCATGATCAGCTATGCGCCTCCCGGCGGCAGCGTCGGCCCGCATGTCGATCAGTACGATGTATTCCTGCTACAGGCCACGGGGCGACGCCGCTGGCAGCTGGGCGGCAAGATAGCGGACGACGCCCCGATTCTCTCGGGCATCGACCTGCGCATTCTCGAGCACTTCGAGATCGAAGCGGGCTCCGACTGGGTACTCGAGCCGGGCGACATGCTGTACTTGCCCCCCGCCTGGGCCCACCACGGCGTCAGCCAGAGCGACGACTGCATGACGATCTCGGTCGGCTTTCGCGCCCCTTCCGCCGACGAGGCCGTGACCTCCTACGCCGACTATATCGGCGAGCAGCTTCCGCCCTCCCTGCGCTACTCCGATGCCGGCATGCAAGTGCCGAACGAGCCGGGGGAGATCGATGACGCCGCCATGGAGCGTATCCGTCGAATGATTCTGGAGACGCTGGACGATCCTGCCCGCATGAGCCAGTGGTTCGGCCGGGTCATGACCCAGCCCAAGTACGTGGATCAACTCATTCCCCCGGCGCAACCCATGGATGAAACGACGCTTGTCGCTCGACTACAAGAAGGCGAACGGCTCTACCCCAGTCCGGGTTCGCGATTCGCCTGGCGCACGCAGGGGTCGCGCACCACGCTGTTCGTCGACGGCGACGGTCTGCCCTGTTCGGAGGAGCTGGCCAAGCGGCTCTCGGCCGGCAACGCGATAACCGCTGACGTTGCCGCTATCGAGGGTGCGCCCGCGCTGCTGGTTACACTGTTCAATGCCGGCAGCATCGACTGGCCCATGGAGGACCTCGAGGAGTGA
- a CDS encoding glycine zipper 2TM domain-containing protein: MKRILPIAALSLLTLAGCANTAPYSGDVYRGNQAQTGQSVSYGTIVAIRQVQIQADSRAGGLLGSGGGAIIGGLLGSQVGGGSGRQLATVAGALGGTVAGTAAEDRANRIAAWEMEIRRDDGSDVVVVQRADQNFQAGQRVRLIGSGSNLSVAPY; this comes from the coding sequence ATGAAGCGTATTCTTCCCATTGCCGCACTAAGCCTATTGACCCTGGCCGGTTGCGCCAATACCGCGCCCTATTCAGGCGATGTCTATCGCGGCAACCAGGCCCAGACAGGACAGAGCGTTAGCTACGGTACCATCGTGGCAATTCGCCAGGTGCAGATTCAAGCCGACAGCCGCGCCGGAGGCCTGCTGGGAAGCGGCGGCGGCGCCATCATCGGTGGCTTGCTGGGTAGCCAGGTAGGTGGGGGAAGCGGACGCCAGCTGGCGACCGTTGCTGGCGCCCTCGGTGGTACTGTCGCCGGTACCGCAGCAGAGGACCGTGCCAACCGTATAGCCGCCTGGGAAATGGAGATCCGCCGTGATGATGGCAGTGATGTCGTCGTGGTACAGCGTGCCGACCAGAACTTCCAGGCCGGACAGCGCGTCCGCTTGATCGGCAGCGGGTCAAACCTGAGCGTGGCTCCCTACTGA
- a CDS encoding ABC transporter permease, with amino-acid sequence MRLTRWFLRRSLRLAAVLGVVAVVAFSLIQLAPIDPVDAYLGPQMAQVSPEQRAIIAQRWGFDQPAVSQFFHWARQLLQGELGWSHIFNQPVNEVLSQRFQTSFALLLLAWVGSTVLGFLLGVIAGMREGSFGDRLICLYAYGVASTPAFWLAIVALLLFSVTLGWTPICCAGPSGVLRNDVTWWTRLHHLLLPALTLALLGIAQITLHTRARMVAVMESEFALHAMAQGAGRWDIAWRHGMRHACLPAMTLAFASWGELFGGSILIEQVFAYPGLGQATVEAGLRSDIPLLLGIALFTTLFVSTGNLIADFLHTRIDPRLPGIAS; translated from the coding sequence GTGCGACTGACCCGCTGGTTCCTGCGTCGGTCGCTGCGCCTGGCCGCTGTGCTGGGCGTGGTTGCCGTCGTCGCCTTCAGTCTGATTCAGCTGGCCCCGATCGATCCGGTGGATGCCTACCTTGGACCGCAGATGGCGCAAGTCAGCCCCGAGCAGCGCGCGATCATCGCCCAACGCTGGGGGTTCGATCAGCCCGCCGTAAGCCAATTCTTCCATTGGGCGCGGCAGTTACTTCAGGGAGAGTTGGGCTGGAGTCATATCTTCAACCAGCCTGTCAATGAAGTGTTGAGCCAGCGTTTCCAGACCTCTTTCGCCCTGCTGCTGCTTGCCTGGGTCGGTTCGACCGTTCTGGGTTTTCTCCTTGGCGTCATTGCCGGGATGCGCGAAGGCTCCTTCGGTGACCGCCTTATCTGTCTCTACGCCTATGGCGTGGCATCCACCCCGGCATTCTGGCTGGCGATCGTGGCCTTGCTGCTCTTCTCGGTCACCCTGGGCTGGACGCCGATATGCTGCGCGGGGCCAAGTGGCGTTCTGCGCAACGATGTGACCTGGTGGACACGCCTGCACCATCTGCTGTTGCCGGCACTCACCCTGGCGCTTCTGGGAATTGCGCAGATTACCCTGCACACCCGCGCCCGGATGGTGGCGGTGATGGAGTCTGAGTTCGCCCTGCACGCCATGGCCCAAGGCGCGGGACGCTGGGATATCGCCTGGCGCCACGGCATGCGCCATGCCTGCCTGCCGGCAATGACGCTCGCCTTTGCCTCCTGGGGGGAGCTGTTCGGCGGTTCGATCCTGATCGAGCAGGTTTTCGCCTATCCCGGCCTCGGCCAGGCTACCGTTGAAGCGGGGCTACGCAGCGACATTCCCTTGCTGTTGGGCATCGCCTTGTTCACCACTCTATTCGTCAGCACGGGCAACCTGATCGCGGACTTTCTTCACACCCGTATCGACCCGCGTCTGCCAGGTATCGCGTCATGA
- the nikR gene encoding nickel-responsive transcriptional regulator NikR — MQRITVTLDDTLMEELDKVMAQRGYQNRSEAIRDLARAGLKTMKVSDQPDQPCVGALVYVYDHDSRELSKRLTRHSHAHHHLTLSTLHVHLDHDSCLEVALLKGKGGEIQEFATDVTSERSVRHGQLVLVPETGQERSTEHHHQK, encoded by the coding sequence ATGCAGCGAATTACGGTGACGCTGGACGACACGCTGATGGAAGAGCTGGACAAGGTGATGGCGCAGCGAGGTTATCAGAACCGCTCCGAAGCGATTCGGGATCTGGCGCGGGCAGGACTAAAGACGATGAAGGTCTCCGACCAGCCCGACCAGCCTTGCGTCGGAGCCTTGGTGTATGTCTATGATCACGATTCCCGTGAACTCTCCAAGCGCTTGACGCGTCACTCCCATGCCCATCATCACCTCACGTTGTCCACGCTGCATGTACATCTGGATCATGACAGTTGTCTCGAAGTCGCCTTGTTGAAAGGCAAGGGCGGGGAGATCCAGGAGTTCGCCACCGACGTGACATCGGAGCGCAGTGTGCGGCACGGACAACTGGTATTGGTGCCGGAAACGGGGCAGGAGCGTTCTACCGAGCATCACCATCAGAAATAA
- a CDS encoding ABC transporter substrate-binding protein has translation MSPFAQGRSRLTAVLLLLGLLSASVQAAAKEQLVLAIGGEPEQGYDPLLGWGQYGHPLFQSTLLSRDASLASRPDLATRWELSEDRLTWNITLRDDARFADGTALTARDAAYTFRHAAQAGGRADLSVLEQAEAVSPYHLRLTLSEPRITFAEHFHTLGIVPHGDRDNGYNEEYGRSPLGSGPYRMVEWQEGEQLIVERNPYFHGKQPAFQRLVFRFMGEDTTLAAANAGQVDVAVAPPALAGRTPDGMHRVAMQSVDNRGILFPMQPALGETTGDGLAIGNDVTADPAIRQAINLGLDRDVLVEVALHGFGRPAHGPADGLPWDNPEARLSPTGADAAIAVLEAAGWKPDESGIRHRDGLPARFRLNYPSHDTTRQLLAEVSAEMLRPVGIEMIPTGRHWDDIQRKALHSDAILFGWGSHSPQEIYYLYHSAHAGQGFYNAGLYANSAVDTHLETAQAAASLEASYPSWQAAQWDGETGYGERGDAAWAWLVNLEHLYFVDSCLDIGELPTAPHGHGWPVTASLLDWRWTCD, from the coding sequence ATGTCCCCTTTCGCTCAAGGCCGTTCGCGACTGACAGCGGTTTTGCTGCTACTGGGCTTGCTGTCGGCTTCCGTTCAGGCGGCGGCCAAGGAGCAACTGGTACTCGCCATCGGCGGCGAACCCGAGCAGGGTTACGATCCCCTGCTGGGCTGGGGGCAGTATGGCCATCCGCTGTTTCAATCCACCCTGCTGAGTCGCGATGCTTCACTCGCCTCTCGCCCCGACCTTGCCACCCGCTGGGAACTTTCGGAAGACCGTCTGACCTGGAATATCACCCTGCGCGACGATGCCCGATTTGCCGATGGCACGGCGCTGACCGCCCGGGACGCCGCCTATACCTTTCGCCACGCCGCGCAAGCGGGTGGTCGCGCGGACTTGAGTGTGCTGGAGCAAGCCGAAGCCGTCAGCCCATATCATCTACGTTTGACCTTGAGCGAGCCGCGTATCACCTTCGCCGAGCACTTCCATACCCTGGGTATCGTACCCCACGGCGACCGTGACAATGGCTATAACGAAGAATACGGCCGCTCGCCACTGGGTTCCGGCCCTTACCGCATGGTGGAGTGGCAGGAGGGGGAACAGCTGATCGTCGAACGCAACCCCTACTTCCATGGCAAACAACCCGCCTTCCAGCGCCTGGTATTTCGCTTCATGGGGGAAGATACCACGTTGGCGGCAGCCAATGCGGGCCAAGTGGATGTCGCCGTCGCCCCTCCCGCCCTGGCCGGGCGCACGCCAGATGGCATGCACCGAGTCGCCATGCAGAGCGTCGATAATCGCGGCATCCTGTTCCCCATGCAGCCAGCGCTTGGCGAAACGACCGGCGACGGTCTTGCCATCGGCAACGACGTGACCGCCGACCCCGCGATTCGCCAAGCGATCAATCTCGGCCTCGATCGTGACGTACTGGTGGAGGTGGCTCTGCACGGTTTTGGCCGTCCCGCCCATGGTCCCGCCGACGGTTTGCCGTGGGACAACCCTGAAGCCAGGCTCTCCCCTACCGGCGCCGATGCGGCAATCGCCGTGCTGGAAGCGGCGGGATGGAAGCCTGACGAATCAGGGATTCGCCACCGTGATGGTCTCCCGGCACGCTTTCGGCTCAATTACCCCAGCCACGATACTACCCGTCAGTTGCTGGCCGAAGTCAGCGCCGAGATGCTCCGGCCGGTAGGCATCGAAATGATCCCCACCGGGCGTCACTGGGATGATATCCAGCGCAAGGCCCTGCATAGCGATGCTATCCTGTTCGGCTGGGGCAGCCATAGCCCGCAGGAAATCTACTACCTCTACCATAGCGCCCACGCCGGGCAGGGCTTCTACAATGCCGGGCTATACGCCAACTCGGCGGTGGATACACACCTGGAAACCGCCCAGGCCGCCGCCAGCCTGGAAGCCTCCTACCCCTCGTGGCAGGCCGCCCAATGGGACGGCGAGACCGGCTACGGCGAACGCGGCGATGCCGCCTGGGCCTGGCTGGTCAATCTCGAGCATCTCTACTTCGTCGATAGCTGCCTCGATATCGGCGAGCTGCCCACCGCTCCGCACGGACACGGCTGGCCGGTGACCGCCAGCCTGCTGGACTGGCGCTGGACGTGCGACTGA
- a CDS encoding GNAT family N-acetyltransferase yields the protein MTLDDLNLQEGDWASLGEAAGAIRQRVFIDEQEVPQEEEWDGLDPQCRHFLAYRGSQALGTARLLPDGHIGRVAVLLEGRGKGVGRALMEAAIVCAQRHGHSRVVLSAQTHALAFYESLGFIAQGDEFLDAGIPHREMVLKLSK from the coding sequence GTGACCCTTGACGACCTGAATTTGCAAGAAGGCGACTGGGCGAGCCTCGGTGAAGCCGCCGGGGCGATTCGTCAGCGCGTCTTCATCGACGAGCAGGAGGTACCGCAGGAAGAGGAGTGGGACGGTCTCGATCCGCAATGTCGCCACTTCCTGGCCTATCGCGGCTCGCAAGCGCTAGGGACCGCGCGCCTGCTCCCCGACGGCCATATCGGCCGTGTCGCGGTCCTTCTGGAGGGGCGTGGCAAGGGTGTCGGTCGGGCGTTGATGGAGGCCGCCATTGTCTGCGCTCAGCGCCACGGCCACAGCAGGGTAGTGCTCAGCGCGCAGACCCATGCCTTGGCTTTCTACGAGTCTCTCGGTTTCATCGCGCAGGGGGATGAGTTCCTAGATGCCGGTATTCCTCACCGGGAAATGGTCCTCAAGCTCAGCAAGTGA
- a CDS encoding ABC transporter permease has protein sequence MRATAISFAQHRHPGSGAGARIITGVLLLAALVIAAQIVSDSASHTDFSARLAPPDAAHWFGTDVLGRDLFARTLQGLLLSLGVGAAAAGLGTLVALGLAALSTLNRSCDVVVGLLVDSVLGLPHFVLLLLIAFALGGGTQAVILAVALIHWPSLSRLLRAEIRQTLNADYVRLSRHLGKSRLFILYRHVLPHLLPQCLVGCLLLFPHAILHEAALTFLGFGLTPGQPAIGVLLADAMRYVSAGYWWLGVFPGLGLLLLVLTFGRLADGLRHLTFSRVRS, from the coding sequence ATGAGGGCCACTGCGATTTCCTTTGCCCAGCATCGCCACCCCGGGTCGGGTGCTGGCGCCAGAATCATCACCGGCGTACTGCTGTTGGCGGCGCTGGTCATTGCCGCTCAAATCGTCAGCGATAGTGCGTCCCATACCGACTTCTCCGCGCGCTTGGCGCCCCCCGACGCCGCCCATTGGTTCGGTACCGATGTGCTGGGCCGAGACCTGTTCGCCCGCACGCTTCAAGGTCTGCTGTTGAGCCTCGGAGTTGGCGCCGCTGCCGCGGGGCTGGGCACTCTGGTAGCCTTGGGGCTGGCGGCGCTATCGACCTTGAACCGCTCCTGTGACGTCGTGGTCGGCTTGCTGGTGGACAGCGTATTGGGGCTGCCCCACTTCGTTCTGCTGCTGTTGATTGCGTTCGCTCTGGGAGGCGGAACCCAGGCGGTCATTCTGGCAGTGGCGCTGATCCACTGGCCGAGCCTGTCCCGGTTGCTGCGCGCGGAGATCCGACAGACACTCAATGCCGACTACGTCAGACTTTCGCGTCATCTGGGCAAGTCGCGCCTTTTCATCCTCTACCGTCATGTATTGCCGCATCTGCTTCCCCAGTGCCTGGTCGGCTGCCTGCTGCTATTTCCCCACGCCATCCTTCATGAAGCCGCCCTGACGTTTCTCGGCTTCGGCCTGACGCCGGGTCAGCCCGCTATTGGAGTACTGCTGGCCGACGCCATGCGCTATGTCAGCGCCGGCTATTGGTGGCTGGGCGTGTTTCCCGGCCTGGGCTTGCTGTTACTGGTTCTTACCTTCGGCCGCCTGGCCGATGGGTTACGTCACCTGACTTTCTCACGGGTGCGCTCATGA
- a CDS encoding peptidylprolyl isomerase: MQIAQNAVVAFHYTLTNNEGEVLDSSEGREPLTYLHGAGNIIPGLEKELEGHESGEKLNVQVSPEEGYGEVQSQLMQEVPRDAFQGVENVEPGMQFQAQTQGGPLMVTVTKVEGDTVLVDGNHPLAGQHLNFDVEIADVREASAEEIEHGHVHGEGGVEH, translated from the coding sequence ATGCAAATTGCACAAAACGCGGTTGTCGCGTTCCACTACACCCTGACCAACAACGAAGGTGAGGTGCTGGACAGTTCGGAAGGCCGCGAGCCGCTGACATATCTTCATGGCGCCGGCAATATCATTCCGGGTCTGGAAAAAGAGCTGGAAGGCCATGAAAGCGGTGAAAAGCTCAATGTCCAGGTCTCGCCGGAAGAAGGCTATGGCGAAGTGCAATCCCAGCTGATGCAGGAAGTTCCGCGGGATGCCTTCCAGGGCGTTGAAAATGTCGAGCCGGGCATGCAGTTCCAGGCGCAGACCCAGGGCGGGCCACTGATGGTCACAGTCACCAAGGTCGAAGGCGATACGGTTCTGGTCGATGGCAACCATCCCCTGGCCGGCCAGCATCTCAACTTCGATGTTGAAATCGCGGACGTCCGCGAAGCCAGCGCCGAGGAGATCGAGCACGGTCATGTACACGGCGAAGGTGGCGTGGAGCACTGA
- a CDS encoding isocitrate lyase: protein MSGLLDEIKAIAHLREAQGGKWDHIKPEYVARMRAQNRFHTGLDIAKFTAKIMRDDMAAYDADTSQYTQSLGCWHGFIGQQKMISIKKHFNSTKRRYLYLSGWMVAALRSEFGPLPDQSMHEKTSVANLIAELYTFLKQADAWELNHLFRDLDAAKEAGDKAKEQELISKIDNHETHVVPIIADIDAGFGNAEATYLLAKKFIEAGACCIQLENQVSDEKQCGHQDGKVTVPHEDFIAKINAVRYAFLELGVDDGVIVARTDSLGAGLTQKIAVTNEPGDLGDQYNSFLDGDEIADASDINNGDVVIKQNGKLVKPKRLASGLYQFKPGTGEDRVVLDCITSLQNGADLLWIETEKPHVGQIAAMVNRIKEVCPDAKLVYNNSPSFNWTLNFRQQVFDAWEQEGKDVSEYERSDLMQAKYDDTPLGKLADEWTANFQRDGSREAGIFHHLITLPTYHTAALSTDNLAKGYFGEQGMLAYVKGVQREEIRQGIATVKHQDMAGSNIGDDHKEFFHGEAALKAGGKDNTMNQFG from the coding sequence ATGTCCGGACTACTCGACGAAATCAAGGCAATAGCTCATCTGCGCGAAGCCCAAGGCGGCAAATGGGACCATATCAAGCCTGAATACGTGGCCCGCATGCGTGCCCAGAACCGCTTCCATACCGGTCTCGACATCGCCAAGTTCACCGCCAAGATCATGCGTGACGACATGGCCGCCTACGACGCGGACACGTCGCAGTACACCCAATCCCTGGGTTGCTGGCACGGCTTTATCGGCCAGCAGAAGATGATTTCCATCAAGAAGCACTTCAACAGCACCAAGCGCCGTTACCTGTACCTCTCCGGCTGGATGGTGGCCGCCCTGCGCAGCGAGTTCGGCCCATTGCCCGACCAGTCCATGCATGAGAAGACCTCGGTCGCCAACCTGATCGCCGAGCTCTACACCTTCCTGAAGCAGGCGGACGCCTGGGAACTCAACCACCTTTTCCGTGACCTGGATGCGGCGAAGGAAGCCGGCGACAAGGCGAAAGAGCAGGAATTGATCAGCAAGATCGACAACCATGAAACCCACGTGGTGCCGATCATCGCCGATATCGATGCCGGTTTCGGCAACGCCGAAGCCACCTACCTGCTGGCCAAGAAGTTCATCGAAGCGGGCGCCTGCTGTATCCAGCTGGAAAACCAGGTGTCCGACGAGAAGCAGTGCGGCCACCAGGACGGCAAGGTCACCGTGCCCCATGAAGACTTCATCGCCAAGATCAACGCGGTACGCTACGCCTTCCTGGAACTGGGCGTTGATGACGGTGTTATCGTGGCACGCACCGACTCCCTCGGTGCCGGCTTGACCCAGAAGATCGCCGTGACCAACGAGCCGGGCGACCTAGGCGACCAGTACAACAGCTTCCTCGATGGTGACGAGATCGCCGATGCCTCGGACATCAACAACGGCGACGTGGTCATCAAGCAGAACGGCAAGCTGGTCAAGCCCAAGCGTCTCGCTTCCGGTCTCTACCAGTTCAAGCCGGGTACCGGCGAAGATCGCGTGGTGCTCGACTGCATCACCAGCCTGCAGAACGGTGCCGACCTGCTGTGGATCGAGACCGAGAAACCGCACGTGGGCCAGATTGCCGCCATGGTCAACCGGATCAAGGAAGTCTGCCCCGACGCCAAGCTGGTCTACAACAACTCGCCGTCGTTCAACTGGACCCTCAACTTCCGTCAGCAGGTATTCGATGCCTGGGAACAGGAAGGCAAGGATGTCTCCGAGTACGAGCGCAGCGATCTGATGCAGGCCAAGTACGACGACACCCCGCTGGGCAAGCTGGCTGACGAGTGGACCGCCAACTTCCAGCGCGACGGCTCGCGTGAAGCGGGTATCTTCCACCACTTGATCACCCTGCCGACCTACCACACGGCCGCGCTCTCCACCGACAACCTGGCCAAGGGCTACTTTGGCGAGCAAGGCATGTTGGCCTACGTTAAGGGCGTTCAGCGCGAAGAGATCCGCCAAGGCATCGCCACGGTCAAGCACCAGGATATGGCCGGCTCCAATATCGGTGACGACCACAAGGAATTCTTCCACGGTGAAGCGGCCCTGAAGGCAGGTGGCAAGGACAACACCATGAACCAGTTCGGTTAA